The window TATGGTAAAATTGTAACATGGGCCCCACAAGTACAAGTTCTTGAACATAGTTCAATTGGGGTTTTTATAAATCATAGTGGATGGAATTCTGTGTTGGAAAGTATAGCTTCTGGTGTGCCAATAATTTGTAGGCCATTTTTTGGAGACCATCATTTGAATTCTTGGATGGTTGAAAAAGTGTGGAAAATTGGAGTGAAAATTGAAGGTGGGGTTTTTACTAAAAGTGGTACAATGGTTGCACTTGACTTGGTTTTATCAAAAAATAGAGAGAAATTGAAGCAACAAATTGGTATATATAAAGATCTTGCTCTCAAGGCTGTTGGACCAAGTGGGAGTTCAACTGAAAATTTCAAGAAATTGGTTGAGATTATCACCTCTAGCAATTGAAATTATCCCCTTGAAAGGAAATTCAATGATTTATTACTATGTGTTTGTAATAAATTAATTCCATTTTAgtttttcatttattatctttaaTGGATCATCAATACTAATCCGTGTGAcatcattttcctttctttggAATCCCTGACCTTCTAATCATACGACAACTCGCTTATATTTCCATTTCATTCGGGACATAGAGCATATCCCCCTCCCAACGTTCCCCTAGCGGGGGAATTATCAATAGCGATTGGTGCATGCCTACCATCTCTTCTCACAAATGATTTTTCATCCCATCTTTGAAAGTTTTGCAATATACATTGCCCAAGAAGAGTTGTTTGGGTGCACCCATACATTGATAGTCGGATCAAATGAAGGTCAAAGGACCATTTGATTCACGCTTCTAGTCTTGGAAATGAGTTCTTCAACTCCCCTAGCTGTATTAGCAGTCTTAGCACTTTACCGTTGGTTCCAGACTCTCCTTCATTGCCTTGCCTCATTGCTTCAAATACTTGTGTACAAAGCTATGCTTGATTTCCATGagttttcttacttttgtttgtAAACAACATATATGGACTAACTATTgccaataattttttttgtttttttctttttattttacaaATGTAGATCTTCAAAAGGACCCTGTTTGGGATGTGGAAATTGGAATGTATGAGTCAAAAGAGGAgagaaaataatgagataaagcAGAGAAAGTGGCCTAGCCACTGCCTAAACCTTTTTGgttttaataaattaatataaaGTATACATTTATGGTATTTTTGGTCAACCATATTTGATTCCAAACTTTAAAATATATTCTTATTTGAGCCACATTCACAGGGTTCAAGTTGATATAAGAATATGTCTCCAAATCTTTGTATATATTAACAAATGTGCCTCTCCAGTTGTGGAATCCGTAAGGAATACActttaagagcccgtttggacataagaattttttttattttttctaaaaaagtTTTACTTTTTTCGCAATCGGTGCTTGGTcgtaaaatttttatttttcacttgaaaatgtattttaagaaaaactccaaaaatctatttttcaaaatttttactcaaatcactcacaaaacttcaaaaataacccaaaattatatttatgtccaaacacaactctaaattttaaATATCATTCTCACTTAAAAAAAAATTTCACCctgttttggaattttacaatttttatgtccaaacacccactAAAAATACTTGAATATATTATAGGCAGTTACATATATTTATCTTTTAGGGTATCtgatattataaaaattattttaaactattagTGAATAGAAGTTAAACCGGAATAAGAAGTGTCAATAAAAAAGATTTTAACATTTATACAAACGGtgtagaaatattttttttttgcctaTCGAGTCACCCAAAAACTGCTACATCTAACTGTATATAACAAGTGGAATTAGTACatgaaaaataaggaagaaaactTATCACAACAAGTCAAATTACAAGATAATACAGACTCCTATATAACCACAAAAATGTGTATGCCGTGTTTTACATAAACTTCAAAAgttttctttatataattttgtGACCAATTAAATACCGCCACATAAATTATGACAGAGAGAGTAATTCTTCCCATGTGGTGAGATATTCCCGGATATTCCATGTGATAGAATATCTTATGAGATTAGCTATTCCGCCTTTTATATGGGATAGCTACTCCCGCCATTTTAGTTAATCTCAAACTTTTTTTCCATAATTATTATTCTTATACCATGTACCAAACGAAAAGGAGCCGTTTGATAGGATgtattagataaaataatgcatgtattagctttgtgtattaataatatcTTATTTAGTACACTTTTTGAACCTATGtattagttatgcaagcattcGTTATACACCTGATTTGATATTAtcatatgcataactaatgcatagaaaactaTGGTATTAACAATGTAATAGGTTTTAATGCACGCATTAgtttagttaaagacaaaattgccTTTCAGAATTTatgtttgattaaaatatgctattATATTTTCCCGCTATTTATATCTATACTCCGTTAATTTCTTCATTGTAAATTTATAAATCTGTAATCTGTTACTATGTATTAGAATGCACTTGTAATAAACTcattttccctttatttttttaattgagACTTTCTTTACCTAATAATCTAAgaaagtgagaaataaaattatatccttagtagaaaataaatatttagcatatttttttttataaataaatatttagttctATACTACAACataggtagacaaatcaaataattttttaaaacctttttcatataaaaatattcctcaacaaatattttttttaagagaTAAAGTGATGGTCCGGTTATGAGGGTATTTTTATAAACAAaaaattcttttagaaattatgcaatgcTTTAATATATCAAACCAAATAATGGATAAGAAATGTGTCACAATAACTAATGctagcataactaataccagggcAGACTAAATTATTCCTGGTTTATAATCTCAAGACTAATTTATACCACATGAGAGGTGCGATAAAATAATCCCAATTTTGACGGGATAAGGTGAGATAAAATGTGATATTCTGAATTAAGTCTGGGATTAAATTTCTACCGTGTTTGGTTGATAGTATAAATTTATCCTTATCCTAGAATAAACTTACACCACCAACCAAATATCGTATAAATTTAATCTCACATCTTATCAACTAATCAAATAATAAGTGTGTAAGTTAAGGCTAACCCTTGGGTTGTttcatttaatttcttttaaaatcttGATGTTCCAAGACATGCACAATGGACAAGATCTTCTTTTGCTTTTTGATTCCCCTTCCCATTTTGTATTAGAATAATTTAATGGACAAAGATTTGTTTCTTGGACCATGACTACCATTACACTGTGCACATATTTGCTTTGAGGAGGGAAGTTTTGAGATAGAAAATGGATACACAAAATCTTGAGTGCCCATTGATTGTAGAAACTGTAAAGGAAGAGTGTAAGAAGaggagaagaaatgatgaaaTATTGGTAGAAGTGAAGAAGCTGTTGGTATTAGCAGGGCCTCTTATGTCAGTCAATTTTTCACTATTTGCCTTACAGGTTATATCTGTAATGTTTGTGGGACATCTTGGAGAGTTAGCTCTTTCTGGTGCTTCTATGGCTACTTCCTTTGCCTCTGTCACTGGTCTCAGCTTGTTGGTGagtcttgattttttattttttttcctttagtGTTGTCAAGAATTTCTTGGATACTATTTGTGCATTGATTCATCTTATATCCAATGGTAGTGTGCAAATGAAAGTTTTACACAAGTAGTACAATTTAACCTGTGTTATAAGAGTGTAAATATCTTTTATAATGTTTGTCTGGCGGTTCCTTTTAAGtcgatggtctatcggaaacagcctctctatcctcacaacgTAGGAGTAAGTTCTGGTACACAcaaccctccccagatcccacttgtagaattacactgggtttgttgttgttgttgttgttgttgttgttattgtttttatGGTGGAACCAAGAATTTTGTTAAGAAAATACTAGAATGGCATAATTGGCATTTTAACTAGTATCCGAAGTAACTTTTGAAACCCCTTTTATCATTAcactaaaatattttcttatgtcAAGAAGATTCAACAGTTTATATATAACCAAAGAATTCTATATTTACCCTATTTGCATCGTATAGTTTTTGACGAAGGGCCCTTCCCTCTTACTAGCTTCACCCCTGATTGTTAGCGTCTAGAAATTAAACCCTTTTGTGTAGTCGAATAAAGTTCTGCAATAGTTCCTTAATGTGATTCTATAGCATTAGACAAGTAGAGAACTAAGAAAAAAACAAAGGTCAAGAAATGGTCAAAATGTTTGATTTCCTTAATGCTCGAAGTGCTTGAAGAAGTACCTGTTTCACTAGTTAAAGCTCATGATTACTATATTATCTGTTATTAGATGGTTGTTTGATAAATGCTACATGGACTTTTCATTTACCTTAATGTACTCCGTCGAACAAGGTTAGTGAGAGCACTTTGTAGATCCTTCAAAATACATTAAAAAGTGAATGTTCTTGCACGAGATGcctttttttctttaataatagTTGTTTCTGTGTCAATTTGCACGTACCTCGACTAATCAACATAGCAGACTGCTACAGTCTGCAAACATGTGTTAAGAGATCCTGCCTGCCAAATATGGGCTAACACTGAGTGTTGTAGATAGTATTCAAACCTGGAATATCCATGTTGTCACTCCTACGTGTCTACCCCCGAGCCATCCCCTTGGAGACATGTAGGATAGATTTTTGATTTACTAGAAACTTTACGTGCACCCGCGCCTGATACATATGTTACCATTTTTCATGTGGGATAGGTTTTGATTTGTTATTGGAGTTAATAAAAGTTACCTCTGTAGTTTTTGGTTCCAACTTAAAGGGTGGTTTTATCATCTCTACATTTCAAACTGTATCTTGCTGGCAGATGGGAATGGCAAATGCATTGGACACTTTATGTGGGCAATCATATGGCGCAAAGCAGTATCATATGCTTGGTATCCATATGCAAAGGGCAATGTTTGTCCTATTACTGGCCAGTGTTCCGCTTGCCTGCATTTGGAGTAATGCAGAACACATTCTTGTATTATTGGGACAAGATCCGGAAATAGCAGCTGAAGCAGGAAGTTATGCGCGATATATGATTCCAACGATCTTTGCCTATGGATTTCTCCAGTGTCAAATCAGATTTCTACAAGCCCAAAACATAGTGCTACCGATGATGTTCAGTACTGGAATAACAACTTTGCTGCATTTATTCAGTTGTTGGATTCTGGTATTTAAATCTGGCCTAGGCAACAAAGGTGCTGCTCTGGCTAATGCGATATCCTACTGGATTAATTTCTTGTTGCTAGCTGTATATGTCAGAATATCCCCGTCCTGCAAAAGCACGTGGACCGGATTATCAAACGAGGCATTTCAAGATACTTGGCAATATATAAGACTTGCTATTCCTTCAGCTGCTATGTTCTGGTAGTATTCTTAGTCTATGTATACACATTTAGTAGCAGCAGATGTAATATATAATCAACGGGTTCAACTGAAACCAGCACTTTTGCAAGTATAGATATAAAGTTTGATTTCATCAAATTTAAATCTTTGATCCGTCTTTGATATTCACCGTTTACAAAATGATCAAATGAATTAAAACATTTTACTTCTACTGACACAGCTTAGAGATTTGGTCTTACGAAATAATGGTTCTGTTGTCTGGACTTCTTCCAAATCCGAAGCTAGAGACGTCAGTTCTTTCCATCAGGTTGAACTTCACAAACATGCTAATATTATTCTGAAATCTTATTTCATCAATAAGTTAATAATTTTTGAGATATTTCAGTCTTAATACATGTTGGATGGTGTATATGATACCTCTAGGACTAAGTGGTGCCACGAGGTGAGTCGCTAACATCTTTAAACCTCGTTCAGATACATTTTCCTTCATATACATGCTTCTTCACTAGTTTGTACACGCTGTGTTTTTCCTCAGCGTAAGAGTTTCGAATGAACTAGGCGCTGGACGACCTCAAGCAGCTCGTTTAGCAGCTTGCACTGCGGTATTCTTGGTTGCTACAGAAGGCATTGTTGCAGCAATAATTTTGATTTCGGTTCGTAAACTGTGGGGCTATTGTTATAGCACTGAGGAAGAAGTAGTGGGATATGTAGCAGAAATGCTAATCTTGATAGCAGGATCCCACTTCTTAGATGGTATTCAGTCTGTACTTTCAGGTTTGTCCAAACTTTGAATACAAAGTTTTCCATTGCTATGTTTCTTGGTTTGTTAAAGAAACTTTAGGCCatatcagatattagacaaatcgAAATTGAGAAGCAGTTTTTCAGTTACTCCGCTTAGATATAAGAGGCGGATCCATGATTTAAATTTGATGGATTCAACCTTTAGAATTCTTACTGTCGAACCTATTATACTTCTGAGGTTATGGTTAATTATCTTTTGAAATTTTAGTGATTTTTCACATGTAGATCTATTACGCGTTGAAAATGCTGAGTTCAGTTGAACCATGAACCAGTCGAGTATATGCTATATCCGCCTATTATATGCTACATCCGCCACTGTTAGACATATAGACAATATTACTTCAATATATTCCTAAGATGCTAGTATCTCTTTGAAGGACAAAATTCAGTAAAATGACTAGATGAGCTTATCGCGTACCAAAATTCAGGTACTGCAAGAGGATGTGGCTGGCAAAATATAGGGGCAGCAGTTAACTTAGGAGCTTATTACCTTTTCGGAATACCTGCTGGTGTTGTATTAGCTTTTGTCTACCATTTTGGTGGAAAGGTATTCCCTCAAGCTTCTCATTTCTTGGTATTTCTGGCTTTGGAACTAGTCGAAAAACTTATGATATGGTTTTTTCAGGGACTTTGGTTGGGAATCAATCTTGCCGTCTTTGCACAAGCTCTACTTCTTTTAATAGTTACTCTGTGCACAAATTGGGAAAAAGAGGtaaatttgtgttttcatatgaCCCTCAGGCAACTTTGTTAAGATTCT is drawn from Nicotiana tabacum cultivar K326 chromosome 9, ASM71507v2, whole genome shotgun sequence and contains these coding sequences:
- the LOC107824716 gene encoding protein DETOXIFICATION 16-like encodes the protein MDTQNLECPLIVETVKEECKKRRRNDEILVEVKKLLVLAGPLMSVNFSLFALQVISVMFVGHLGELALSGASMATSFASVTGLSLLMGMANALDTLCGQSYGAKQYHMLGIHMQRAMFVLLLASVPLACIWSNAEHILVLLGQDPEIAAEAGSYARYMIPTIFAYGFLQCQIRFLQAQNIVLPMMFSTGITTLLHLFSCWILVFKSGLGNKGAALANAISYWINFLLLAVYVRISPSCKSTWTGLSNEAFQDTWQYIRLAIPSAAMFCLEIWSYEIMVLLSGLLPNPKLETSVLSISLNTCWMVYMIPLGLSGATSVRVSNELGAGRPQAARLAACTAVFLVATEGIVAAIILISVRKLWGYCYSTEEEVVGYVAEMLILIAGSHFLDGIQSVLSGTARGCGWQNIGAAVNLGAYYLFGIPAGVVLAFVYHFGGKGLWLGINLAVFAQALLLLIVTLCTNWEKEAKKAVDRVTPELT